In one Candidatus Deferrimicrobium sp. genomic region, the following are encoded:
- a CDS encoding bifunctional riboflavin kinase/FAD synthetase has protein sequence MDVIEGSGNFSLPGETSLTIGNFDGVHLGHRELLRRTVAHARDLRLQAVALTFTPHPVRFFTPRARFYEITSMGEKASLMEKLGVDVLVVESFNGAVGGMGPEEFARTVVHERLRARFVTVGYDFTFGRNRTGSPGMLRRIGSELGFEVDVVPPLLRGGAIVSSSRIRELLLAGRVREAEELLCRPYAVSGRVIPGGARGRKLGFPTANVEFVQELIPLPGVYVIDAVVGGVARRGVANVGFNPTFGENSLGVEAHLIDFEGDLYGQEMTVRFRDRIRDERKYKSVEELVRQIEKDVGYARSARLTTHPETDSAGTGRRGKGGGR, from the coding sequence ATGGATGTCATCGAGGGGTCCGGGAACTTCTCCCTGCCCGGGGAGACTTCCCTGACGATCGGAAATTTCGACGGGGTGCACCTTGGCCATCGGGAGCTTCTGCGACGTACCGTGGCGCACGCCCGGGATCTCCGCCTGCAGGCCGTCGCGCTCACTTTCACGCCACATCCTGTCCGTTTCTTCACCCCCAGGGCGCGCTTCTACGAGATCACATCGATGGGGGAAAAGGCGTCCCTGATGGAAAAGCTCGGGGTTGATGTCCTGGTCGTCGAATCGTTCAACGGGGCGGTCGGAGGAATGGGGCCGGAGGAGTTCGCCCGGACGGTCGTCCACGAGAGGCTGCGCGCCCGCTTCGTCACGGTGGGGTACGACTTCACGTTCGGAAGAAACCGGACGGGGTCTCCCGGGATGCTTCGGAGAATCGGGAGCGAGCTCGGGTTCGAGGTGGATGTCGTGCCACCGCTTCTGCGCGGGGGGGCGATCGTGAGCTCCAGCCGCATCCGGGAGCTCCTTCTTGCTGGACGGGTGCGGGAGGCCGAGGAGCTTCTTTGCCGACCGTATGCGGTATCCGGGCGGGTGATCCCCGGCGGTGCCCGGGGACGAAAACTCGGGTTTCCGACGGCAAACGTCGAGTTCGTGCAGGAACTCATCCCGCTGCCGGGGGTGTACGTGATCGATGCCGTCGTGGGGGGAGTCGCGCGCAGGGGAGTGGCCAACGTCGGGTTCAACCCCACCTTCGGGGAGAACTCCCTCGGAGTGGAGGCGCATCTCATAGACTTCGAGGGCGATCTCTACGGGCAAGAGATGACAGTCCGCTTCCGGGACCGCATCCGCGACGAGCGGAAGTACAAGAGCGTGGAGGAACTGGTGCGTCAGATCGAGAAGGACGTCGGGTACGCACGATCGGCGCGGCTCACAACGCATCCGGAAACGGACAGTGCGGGGACCGGCAGACGGGGAAAGGGCGGCGGTCGGTGA
- a CDS encoding LptF/LptG family permease, translating into MRTTRKYLLGEMTGPFLVGVGSFTVVVLLQQFSRVADLVIAKGVPTPLVGRLLLSLLPQFFEITLPASLLLAVLLGLGRLAADSETAALFSAGVGMRGVALPVLVASVITCAAVLLTGWQGIPWGYRETQRTLARIVSERAGAGASGHVFREITSEVLVYPDRVSPDGRRMSGVFVSFRPVGDDPLLVFAREGRFVPATGDGVVGLELSDGTIHGEPTGKPLYRVASFGRMTFRIPLEASSIQGRDNPKGMTLLELSRKVDATGAGGANATYRYHFHRRLSLAVSCLSFGLLAIPLGFSLRSRGKSSAVGITVALFLFYYLFIAAAGAMESRSGPGMIALLWAPNALGLSLAAWILWRSEHSLTLFPRSFGGGRLRK; encoded by the coding sequence ATGAGAACCACACGGAAATATCTGCTCGGTGAAATGACCGGCCCGTTCCTGGTCGGGGTGGGATCCTTCACGGTCGTCGTCCTGCTCCAGCAATTCTCGCGGGTCGCGGACCTGGTGATCGCGAAGGGGGTGCCAACGCCCCTCGTCGGTCGCCTCCTCCTCTCCCTCCTCCCCCAGTTCTTCGAGATCACCCTTCCTGCTTCCCTTCTCCTCGCGGTCCTGCTCGGCCTGGGACGGCTCGCCGCGGACTCGGAGACGGCGGCGCTCTTCTCCGCCGGCGTGGGGATGCGCGGGGTCGCCCTCCCCGTGCTGGTCGCCAGCGTCATCACATGCGCCGCGGTCCTGCTCACAGGATGGCAGGGGATCCCCTGGGGGTACCGCGAGACGCAGCGCACCCTCGCCCGGATCGTCTCCGAACGCGCCGGGGCCGGCGCCTCCGGGCACGTCTTCCGCGAGATCACCTCCGAGGTGCTGGTGTATCCCGACCGGGTCTCCCCGGACGGCCGGCGGATGTCCGGGGTCTTCGTCTCCTTTCGTCCCGTGGGGGACGACCCGCTTCTCGTGTTCGCGCGGGAGGGGCGTTTCGTGCCCGCCACCGGCGACGGGGTGGTGGGTCTGGAGTTGTCCGACGGGACCATCCACGGCGAGCCGACGGGGAAACCGTTGTATCGCGTCGCCTCCTTCGGCCGGATGACGTTCCGGATCCCCCTCGAGGCCTCTTCCATTCAAGGAAGGGACAACCCGAAAGGGATGACCCTCCTCGAGCTGTCAAGGAAGGTCGACGCGACCGGCGCCGGAGGCGCGAACGCCACGTATCGGTACCATTTTCACCGCCGGCTCTCCTTGGCCGTATCCTGCCTCTCCTTCGGTCTGCTCGCGATTCCTCTCGGGTTCTCCCTGCGATCCCGGGGGAAGTCGTCCGCCGTCGGGATCACCGTCGCTCTGTTCCTGTTCTACTACTTGTTCATCGCCGCTGCCGGAGCGATGGAGAGCCGATCCGGCCCCGGGATGATCGCCCTCCTCTGGGCGCCCAACGCCCTCGGGCTCTCCCTTGCCGCGTGGATTCTCTGGCGATCGGAGCACAGCCTGACCCTCTTTCCCCGCTCCTTCGGCGGAGGCCGGCTTCGCAAATGA
- the lptG gene encoding LPS export ABC transporter permease LptG, with protein sequence MTVLSRYLFREFLRAAFACILGFLLLFLLIDFVDHAEKLLQHNAGIREIGWYYLTRMPGMFVLISPVGTMLAVLVAVSLRVRSNELTAIFSGGVSLFRACVPILVGCALVSALSLICSEVLAPAANRHAREIERLRLRPGNVAAQFSGNRYWMRGRQGILSAQVVDGPSRTLRGFQYIEVDTDFRPLRRIESREARLLSDGVWELAEGKERVFGETPSVASFSLRTYRFPDTMDGFIEGETPPEEMTYAQLSGYVEELRRKRYEMTGYATDLHAKIAYPLLNILISMLAIPFALRSPRSGGVWRSIGLGLLVGFACWVVLSASLSLGRKGMLPALLAAWLPGVLFAVSGAALFRGLRR encoded by the coding sequence ATGACCGTCCTTTCGCGTTATCTGTTCCGGGAGTTCCTCCGCGCCGCGTTCGCCTGCATCCTCGGCTTCCTCCTCCTGTTCCTTCTGATCGACTTCGTCGATCACGCTGAGAAATTGCTGCAGCACAACGCGGGCATCCGGGAAATCGGATGGTACTACCTTACCCGGATGCCGGGAATGTTCGTGCTGATCTCCCCGGTCGGGACGATGCTGGCCGTGCTGGTCGCCGTCTCCCTGCGCGTGCGCTCGAACGAGCTGACGGCGATCTTTTCCGGGGGGGTGAGCCTGTTCCGTGCCTGTGTGCCGATCCTGGTCGGGTGTGCACTGGTGTCGGCCCTGTCGCTGATCTGCTCCGAGGTGCTGGCCCCGGCCGCGAACCGGCACGCCCGGGAAATCGAGCGCCTCCGCCTGCGGCCGGGAAATGTGGCGGCGCAGTTCTCGGGGAACCGGTACTGGATGCGCGGCAGGCAGGGAATCCTCTCCGCCCAGGTGGTGGACGGTCCGTCCCGGACACTGCGGGGATTCCAGTACATCGAGGTGGACACGGATTTCCGCCCGCTGCGCAGGATCGAATCCCGGGAGGCCCGTCTCCTGTCCGACGGCGTGTGGGAGCTCGCAGAAGGAAAAGAGCGGGTCTTCGGAGAAACGCCGTCGGTGGCGTCGTTTTCCCTCCGGACGTACCGGTTCCCGGATACGATGGACGGGTTCATCGAGGGGGAGACACCACCCGAGGAGATGACCTACGCGCAGCTCTCCGGGTACGTCGAGGAGCTGCGGCGGAAGAGGTACGAGATGACGGGATACGCAACCGACTTGCACGCAAAAATCGCCTACCCATTGTTGAACATCCTCATCAGCATGCTGGCGATCCCCTTCGCCCTGCGCTCGCCCCGGTCAGGCGGCGTTTGGCGCAGCATCGGGCTCGGACTCCTGGTGGGATTTGCCTGCTGGGTCGTCCTGTCGGCATCCCTCTCGCTGGGCAGGAAGGGGATGCTCCCGGCCCTGCTCGCCGCGTGGCTCCCCGGGGTCCTCTTCGCCGTCTCCGGAGCCGCGCTGTTTCGCGGCTTGCGCCGCTAG